Proteins encoded in a region of the Vicia villosa cultivar HV-30 ecotype Madison, WI linkage group LG5, Vvil1.0, whole genome shotgun sequence genome:
- the LOC131602947 gene encoding uncharacterized protein LOC131602947 — MAANKFATMLHRNTNKLTLVLVYAILEWILIIFLLLNSLFSYLIIKFADYFGLKRPCMWCARIDHFLESGKTMNPCRDLVCEAHAVEISKLGFCSNHHKLAESDDMCEDCSVSVSFSSKPNCVELSKSIDFFPWMKEIDRIEGGDGKVVEKDEEGLRCSCCGVNFDNRFYPPCIVINPSMNILENLDVGQNLEKVNLIKEGVLVSEDDHCFDHSRSGFSVVHHENQDKVEEKSGIHMLVEVEENCACSVCDGVKETMVDDLYKLEIGLEKGEETVDDERLKLVVPKAKDDDDDDKACDMSSVEVEKIEKIEEIQTKHLDFFIHGDDCRLIPVELVDSGATENGNQSRYNKVADEGFRDNEDFILDFDMNNTDAEAEPLIENWRISDAEAEPLIENWRISDAEAEPLIESWRISDAEAEPLIENWHVSGDIVAEFSCQEKKTFYRVNEVDESGLQVEQNLEQNQDEDLTKDDNVEENVERMMHGDGELGSYVSLASEDASQTQSEEFEAEVSIGTEIPDQEHVDEYQGQDILFETNQRTQDDSSTSSVRFYVPHDSGHDKGEEEFVEFNSMSLEVRMPTSSNHMPSSFELSENDEEKFSDTPTSLENLHQLHKKLLFLERKESGTEDSLDGSVISDIECGEVTFEKLKSALKSERKALKTLYAELEEERNASAIAANQTMAMINRLQEEKAAMQMEALQYQRMMDEQSEYDQEAMQLLNDLMLKREKEKHEVEKELEVYRKKVHEYEVREKMMLSRRDSSIRSRTSSLSCSNAEDSDGVSIDFNQETKEENGFHSNHQECSNQNTPVEAVLYLEESLSSFEEERLSILEQLKILEEKLIILNYEEDHCFDDDTTSIEHLREENGNGYHHDGDHDQDDHQGQANGFVNGNGKHHQGRKITAIKAKRLLPLFDAISTETEDVELSGDENDLDFSQLQNISAEKENLDKKKVGLEEEIDHVYERLQVLEADREFLKHCISSLRKGDKGLDLLQEILQHLRDLRNVELRVKNTGDLAV, encoded by the exons ATGGCAGCCAACAAGTTTGCAACCATGTTACACAGAAACACCAACAAACTCACCCTTGTTCTTGTCTACGCAATCCTCGAATGGATTCTCATAATTTTCCTTCTTCTAAATTCCCTTTTTTCATATCTAATCATAAAGTTTGCTGATTATTTCGGTCTCAAAAGACCCTGCATGTGGTGTGCTAGAATTGATCATTTCTTAGAGTCTGGAAAAACCATGAACCCTTGCAGAGATCTTGTTTGTGAAGCTCATGCTGTTGAGATTTCCAAACTGGGATTCTGTTCAAATCATCATAAACTTGCTGAATCAGATGATATGTGTGAGGATTGTTCAGTTTCGGTTTCGTTTTCGTCGAAGCCGAATTGTGTTGAGTTGTCGAAAAGTATTGATTTTTTTCCATGGATGAAGGAGATTGATAGGATTGAAGGTGGTGATGGGAAGGTTgttgagaaagatgaagagggTTTGAGGTGTTCTTGCTGTGGTGTTAATTTTGATAACAGGTTTTACCCTCCTTGTATTGTGATTAACCCTTCTATGAACATTTTGGAAAATTTGGATGTTGGACAGAACTTAGAGAAGGTGAATTTGATCAAGGAAGGTGTGCTTGTTTCAGAAGATGATCATTGTTTTGATCACAGTAGATCAGGTTTTTCAGTTGTTCATCATGAGAATCAAGATAAGGTTGAAGAAAAAAGTGGAATTCATATGTTGGTTGAGGTTGAGGAGAATTGTGCTTGTTCTGTTTGTGATGGTGTTAAGGAAACTATGGTTGATGATCTGTACAAGCTTGAAATTGGTTTAGAGAAAGGGGAAGAAACAGTGGATGATGAAAGGTTGAAATTGGTTGTTCCAAAGGctaaggatgatgatgatgatgataaagcTTGTGATATGAGTAGTGTTGAAGTTGAGAAAATTGAGAAAATCGAGGAAATTCAGACGAAACATCTTGATTTTTTCATTCATGGTGATGATTGCAGGTTGATTCCTGTTGAGTTGGTTGATTCCGGTGCCACAGAAAATGGAAACCAAAGTAGATATAACAAGGTGGCGGATGAAGGGTTTAGAGATAATGAAGATTTTATTCTTGACTTTGATATGAATAATACCGATGCTGAAGCTGAACCGTTAATTGAGAATTGGCGCATTTCAGATGCAGAAGCTGAACCGTTAATCGAGAATTGGCGCATTTCAGATGCAGAGGCTGAACCATTAATCGAGAGTTGGCGCATTTCAGATGCAGAAGCTGAACCGTTAATCGAGAATTGGCACGTTTCGGGTGATATTGTGGCGGAATTTTCAtgtcaagagaagaaaactttcTACAGGGTCAATGAGGTTGATGAATCAGGGTTACAAGTAGAACAAAATTTGGAGCAGAATCAAGATGAAGACTTGACCAAGGATGATAATGTTGAAGAAAACGTAGAGAGAATGATGCATGGAGATGGAGAACTAGGTTCATATGTTTCTCTAG CTTCTGAAGATGCATCACAAACTCAAAGTGAGGAATTTGAAGCAGAAGTATCAATTGGAACTGAAATTCCTGATCAAGAACATGTGGATGAGTATCAAGGCCAAGATATACTTTTCGAAACAAATCAAAGAACGCAAGACGATTCATCTACTAGCTCAGTCAGATTTTATGTTCCACATGATAGTG GTCATGACAAAGGTGAAGAAGAGTTTGTAGAATTCAACAGCATGTCGCTTGAAGTGAGAATGCCAACATCGAGTAACCATATGCCATCATCTTTTGAGCTTAGTGAGAATGACGAGGAAAAGTTTTCTGACACCCCGACGTCTCttgagaatcttcatcaactaCACAAGAAATTACTTTTTCTTGAGAGGAAAGAGTCAGGAACAGAAGATTCATTGGATGGAAGTGTAATAAGCGACATAGAATGCGGTGAGGTGACGTTTGAGAAGTTAAAATCAGCGTTGAAATCGGAAAGGAAGGCTTTGAAAACTTTATATGCAGAACTCGAAGAAGAAAGAAATGCGTCTGCTATAGCGGCCAATCAAACAATGGCAATGATTAATAGGCTTCAAGAAGAGAAAGCAGCAATGCAGATGGAAGCTTTGCAGTATCAACGAATGATGGACGAACAATCCGAGTACGATCAAGAGGCTATGCAGCTTTTGAATGATCTCATGTTAAAGCGGGAAAAAGAGAAGCATGAGGTGGAAAAGGAACTTGAAGTGTATAGAAAAAAGGTTCATGAATATGAGGTAAGAGAAAAGATGATGTTATCGAGAAGAGATAGTAGCATAAGAAGCAGAACTTCATCTCTTTCTTGTAGTAATGCTGAGGATAGTGATGGAGTGTCCATTGATTTCAATCAAGAAACAAAGGAAGAAAATGGTTTTCACAGCAATCATCAAGAATGCAGCAACCAGAACACTCCGGTAGAAGCTGTCTTATATTTGGAGGAATCGTTATCAAGTTTTGAGGAAGAGAGGTTATCGATACTCGAACAGCTGAAAATATTGGAAGAAAAGCTAATTATATTGAATTATGAAGAAGACCACTGCTTTGACGATGATACTACATCGATAGAACATCTTCGTGAAGAGAACGGAAACGGATATCATCATGATGGAGATCACGATCAGGATGATCACCAAGGTCAGGCAAATGGATTTGTAAACGGTAACGGAAAGCATCATCAAGGAAGAAAAATCACGGCCATAAAAGCCAAGAGGCTTCTTCCACTTTTCGATGCAATCAGCACAGAAACAGAAGATGTAGAATTGAGTGGAGATGAAAACGATTTAGACTTTTCTCAGTTGCAAAATATTTCGGCTGAAAAGGAAAACTTGGATAAGAAAAAGGTTGGTTTAGAAGAGGAGATTGATCATGTTTATGAGAGACTTCAGGTGCTGGAAGCAGATAGAGAGTTTCTAAAGCATTGTATCAGTTCATTGAGGAAAGGCGATAAAGGGTTAGATCTTCTACAAGAAATTTTACAGCATCTACGCGATCTAAGGAATGTGGAACTCAGAGTCAAGAACACAGGCGATCTTGCAGTGTAA